In the Clostridium sporogenes genome, one interval contains:
- the gltA gene encoding NADPH-dependent glutamate synthase, whose product MDRMKKVPVREQDPKVRATNFEEVCLGYNEEEAVKEAGRCLNCKKPMCVTKCPVSIGIPEFIQHVKNKEFEEAAKTIAKYSALPAVCGRVCPQESQCEGKCVLGIKGEPVAIGKLERFVADWSREHNVDLSEREESKNKKVAVIGSGPAGLTCAGDLAKKGYDVTIFEALHEPGGVLVYGIPEFRLPKETVVKHEIENVKKLGVKIETNVIIGRTVTIDELIEEEKFDAVFIGSGAGLPRFMGIPGENANGVFSANEFLTRNNLMKAFKAEYDTPIKVGQRVAVVGGGNVAMDAARTALRLGAEVHIVYRRSEEELPARVEEVHHAKEEGIIFNLLTNPVEILEDEKGWVKGMKCIKMELGEPDQSGRRRPVEIKGSEFTMDVDTVIMSLGTSPNPLISSTTKGLETNKRKCLVAEEETGLTTREGVYAGGDAVTGAATVILAMGAGKQAADAIDKYLSK is encoded by the coding sequence ATGGATAGAATGAAAAAGGTACCAGTTAGAGAACAAGATCCAAAGGTAAGAGCTACTAACTTTGAAGAAGTTTGTTTAGGATATAATGAAGAAGAGGCTGTTAAAGAAGCTGGCAGATGTTTAAATTGTAAAAAACCAATGTGTGTAACAAAATGTCCAGTTTCAATAGGAATACCAGAATTTATACAACATGTAAAAAATAAAGAATTTGAAGAAGCTGCAAAAACTATAGCTAAATATAGTGCATTACCAGCAGTTTGCGGAAGAGTCTGTCCTCAAGAAAGCCAATGTGAAGGAAAATGTGTACTTGGCATAAAAGGAGAACCGGTAGCTATAGGAAAACTTGAAAGATTCGTTGCGGATTGGTCAAGAGAACATAATGTAGATTTATCCGAAAGAGAAGAAAGTAAAAATAAAAAGGTAGCAGTAATAGGAAGTGGTCCAGCAGGACTTACTTGTGCAGGAGATTTAGCTAAAAAAGGATACGATGTTACTATATTTGAAGCTCTTCATGAACCAGGTGGAGTTTTAGTATACGGAATACCAGAATTTAGATTACCAAAAGAAACTGTAGTAAAACATGAAATAGAAAACGTTAAAAAATTAGGGGTTAAAATAGAAACCAATGTAATTATAGGAAGAACAGTAACTATAGATGAACTTATAGAAGAAGAAAAATTTGATGCAGTATTTATAGGATCAGGAGCAGGACTTCCAAGATTTATGGGAATACCAGGAGAAAATGCAAATGGAGTATTTTCAGCAAATGAATTTTTAACTAGAAATAACTTAATGAAAGCTTTCAAAGCTGAATACGATACACCTATAAAAGTAGGACAAAGGGTTGCTGTAGTAGGTGGTGGAAACGTAGCCATGGATGCTGCAAGAACAGCTTTAAGACTTGGAGCAGAAGTTCATATAGTATATAGAAGATCAGAAGAAGAACTTCCAGCAAGGGTAGAAGAAGTACACCATGCAAAGGAAGAAGGAATAATATTCAATCTTTTAACTAATCCAGTAGAAATATTAGAGGATGAAAAAGGTTGGGTTAAAGGAATGAAATGCATAAAGATGGAACTAGGAGAACCAGATCAATCTGGAAGAAGAAGACCAGTGGAAATAAAAGGTTCAGAATTTACAATGGATGTAGATACAGTAATAATGTCTTTAGGAACTTCTCCAAACCCATTAATATCTTCTACTACAAAAGGATTAGAAACTAATAAACGTAAATGTTTAGTAGCAGAAGAAGAAACAGGATTAACTACAAGAGAAGGGGTATATGCAGGTGGAGATGCAGTAACAGGTGCTGCTACTGTAATACTTGCCATGGGAGCAGGAAAGCAAGCTGCTGATGCCATAGATAAATATTTAAGTAAGTAG
- a CDS encoding sortase yields the protein MDEHKKKNINKVITFSVIILIIVGLLFISYPFIQIYLDKKTISKNLNQWNKEKVIVDNKSKSNKLKNIKDNQKKFPEIKVKDKIIIGKIIFPKTGDEIPILKGATEENLRGGATLYDNGIYPGDNGTSIILGHRETTFGALKNIHIEDEVNIESLNKVYKFKVKKIYITNPEDESILEQQDKSSITLVTCYPFKYIGFAPKRFIVKLDLIP from the coding sequence ATGGATGAACATAAAAAGAAAAACATAAATAAAGTCATTACTTTTTCAGTTATTATATTAATAATAGTTGGTTTATTATTTATTAGTTATCCTTTTATACAAATATATTTGGATAAAAAAACAATATCTAAAAATTTAAATCAATGGAATAAAGAAAAAGTTATAGTTGATAATAAATCAAAAAGTAATAAATTAAAAAATATTAAAGACAATCAAAAAAAGTTTCCTGAAATTAAAGTCAAGGATAAAATCATAATAGGTAAAATCATTTTTCCTAAAACTGGTGATGAGATTCCTATATTAAAAGGAGCTACGGAAGAAAATTTGAGGGGAGGAGCTACTTTATATGATAATGGTATATATCCTGGAGATAATGGTACCTCAATAATTTTAGGACACAGAGAAACAACTTTTGGTGCTTTAAAAAATATACATATTGAAGATGAAGTTAATATAGAAAGTTTAAATAAAGTTTACAAATTTAAAGTGAAAAAAATATATATTACAAATCCAGAAGATGAATCAATATTAGAACAACAGGATAAATCAAGCATTACGTTAGTTACGTGTTATCCATTTAAATATATAGGATTTGCACCTAAAAGGTTTATAGTGAAACTGGATTTGATACCCTAA
- a CDS encoding LPXTG cell wall anchor domain-containing protein has translation MNKLMKFFIVIFMITNIFSNSYSVKAETSSNVKNLSMLDNVNITHEDGSDKNQWYIWERVNLNYEWSLKDHKKGDIEEFDLPKEFQLENSLDFNIKTNEGVLIQKVHADKNGHVKVEIVDTTNYIETHENIHGNMYFTVKFNKDIINEPGKYPISFDGKIRAKSIEIIPEHLPNDDEKIYKWGTVNKDDSIIKWVIRVNYAQDKINNSVVREELGEGQNYIKGSLKISQVTFNHNTGDYDESIDVTDKFNINENDRGFDIDLGNINKGYIIKFNSKITNSNLAVFPNIVRLEGDNIENNYIKVNAKSSEGGGKAEGVNDPSVILTKIDSHTKEVLEDAEFSLQNKMGIDIKTGLRTDENGQIHIKGLASGEYEFVETKAPKGYKLDKTPVKFIIKDKQMEDIKISKSNMPILGNVILTKMDSNGRKVLKGAEFSLQSKIGKDIKVGLKTDKNGQISVKDLVPGEYQFVETKAPNGYKLDKIPVKFAIKVGQTNTLNLIKYNEVLIKAQKNSLDYSDSDKTKLYNKSTQEKNKIMQSNSKLPRTGYSSNFIMLGIGLILISILSILLMKKRRIKS, from the coding sequence ATGAACAAACTAATGAAATTTTTTATAGTAATTTTTATGATCACTAATATTTTTTCTAATTCTTATTCAGTTAAAGCAGAAACATCAAGCAATGTAAAGAATTTGAGTATGTTAGACAATGTAAATATTACTCATGAGGATGGCAGTGACAAAAACCAGTGGTATATATGGGAAAGAGTAAATTTAAATTACGAATGGTCGCTTAAAGATCATAAAAAGGGTGATATAGAAGAATTTGATTTACCCAAGGAATTTCAATTAGAAAATAGTTTGGATTTTAATATTAAGACAAATGAAGGAGTATTAATCCAAAAAGTTCATGCAGATAAAAATGGTCATGTTAAGGTTGAAATTGTGGATACTACAAATTATATAGAAACACATGAAAATATACATGGTAATATGTATTTTACTGTTAAGTTTAACAAAGATATAATAAATGAACCAGGCAAGTATCCAATCAGTTTTGATGGAAAAATTAGAGCCAAATCAATAGAAATTATTCCAGAGCATTTACCGAATGATGATGAAAAAATTTACAAGTGGGGAACTGTAAATAAAGATGATAGTATTATAAAATGGGTTATAAGAGTAAATTATGCTCAAGATAAAATAAATAACTCTGTTGTAAGGGAAGAATTAGGTGAAGGTCAAAATTATATAAAAGGTAGTTTAAAAATTTCACAAGTTACATTTAATCACAATACAGGTGACTATGATGAATCCATAGATGTTACAGATAAATTTAATATAAATGAAAATGACAGGGGATTTGATATAGATTTAGGTAATATAAATAAAGGATATATTATTAAGTTCAATTCAAAAATAACAAATTCTAATCTTGCAGTATTTCCTAATATTGTGAGGTTGGAGGGAGATAATATCGAAAATAACTATATAAAAGTGAATGCAAAATCATCAGAAGGTGGAGGAAAAGCTGAAGGGGTTAATGATCCTTCTGTAATATTAACTAAAATAGATAGCCATACTAAAGAAGTATTGGAAGATGCTGAATTTAGCCTTCAAAATAAAATGGGTATAGACATAAAAACAGGGTTAAGGACTGATGAAAATGGACAAATTCATATAAAAGGATTAGCCTCAGGAGAGTATGAATTTGTAGAAACAAAAGCCCCTAAGGGATATAAATTGGATAAAACACCAGTAAAGTTTATTATAAAAGATAAACAAATGGAGGATATAAAAATAAGTAAATCTAATATGCCAATATTAGGAAATGTAATATTAACTAAAATGGATAGTAATGGTAGGAAAGTATTGAAAGGAGCAGAATTTAGTCTTCAAAGTAAAATTGGAAAAGATATAAAAGTAGGGTTGAAGACAGACAAGAATGGACAAATTTCTGTAAAAGATTTAGTACCAGGAGAATATCAATTTGTAGAAACAAAAGCTCCTAATGGATATAAACTAGATAAAATTCCTGTAAAGTTTGCTATAAAAGTTGGACAAACTAACACTTTAAATTTAATAAAATATAATGAAGTTTTAATAAAAGCACAAAAAAATTCATTAGATTATAGTGACAGTGACAAGACAAAACTATATAATAAGTCAACACAAGAAAAAAATAAAATAATGCAATCTAATAGTAAATTACCACGTACTGGATATAGCTCTAATTTTATTATGCTAGGTATAGGCTTAATATTGATAAGTATATTATCAATACTATTAATGAAAAAAAGAAGAATTAAGAGCTAA
- a CDS encoding flavodoxin yields MNNLCIINGSPKKEKSNSNYLIKELTSLLDNNIKTKEYYIDELMKDSNLLQDVISFNKIIFVSPLYADCLPSTMLNFMIYFEEFLKDKKDLNIDVYCLINCGFLEGTQNNLAIDILKNYCKKVGLNWRFGVGIGGGEFMVSSKNMPLNCKMKMPVYNAFLDLKKDIENNDSNTNNSEVILVNAKMPKFIFKLAGNISWKVTAKKNNLKSKDLYRRIY; encoded by the coding sequence ATGAATAATTTATGCATAATAAATGGTAGTCCAAAAAAAGAAAAAAGTAATTCTAACTACCTTATTAAGGAACTAACCTCGTTACTTGATAATAATATTAAAACAAAAGAATATTATATAGATGAGCTTATGAAAGATAGTAATTTACTTCAAGATGTTATATCCTTTAATAAAATTATCTTTGTATCTCCATTGTATGCTGATTGCTTACCAAGTACTATGCTTAATTTTATGATTTATTTTGAAGAATTTCTCAAAGATAAGAAAGATTTAAATATAGATGTGTACTGCTTAATTAATTGTGGATTTTTGGAGGGTACTCAAAATAATTTAGCCATTGACATACTAAAAAATTATTGTAAAAAAGTAGGTTTAAACTGGCGATTTGGTGTAGGTATAGGTGGTGGTGAATTTATGGTATCCTCAAAAAATATGCCTCTAAATTGTAAAATGAAGATGCCTGTATACAATGCTTTTTTAGATTTAAAGAAAGATATTGAAAATAATGATAGCAATACTAATAATTCAGAAGTCATTTTGGTTAATGCTAAAATGCCTAAATTTATATTTAAATTAGCTGGAAATATATCTTGGAAAGTAACAGCTAAAAAAAATAATTTAAAATCAAAAGACCTCTATAGAAGAATTTATTAA
- a CDS encoding NAD(P)H-dependent oxidoreductase produces the protein MLLIHDLSNKDSINISSLLPYNTKILSKEIDNIHPCCGCFNCWTKTPGKCTINDSYTEMPKYILKSNVVIIITKIYYGCYSPYIKNVIDRSMGILLPFFQKINGEIHHAYRYNKSPKLVVIGYGENVTPNEETTFKSLIKANSLNLNFKDCKTFIVDDISKIKVTLENLKEINFYE, from the coding sequence ATGTTATTAATTCACGACTTATCTAATAAAGATTCAATTAATATATCATCTTTATTACCATATAACACTAAAATATTATCAAAAGAAATAGATAATATACATCCCTGTTGTGGCTGTTTTAATTGTTGGACAAAAACCCCTGGTAAATGCACTATAAATGATTCCTATACAGAAATGCCTAAATATATTTTAAAAAGTAATGTAGTTATTATAATTACAAAAATATATTATGGTTGCTATTCTCCTTATATAAAAAATGTTATAGATCGCTCTATGGGAATTTTACTGCCATTTTTTCAAAAAATTAATGGAGAAATCCATCACGCCTATAGATATAATAAGTCTCCTAAATTAGTTGTTATAGGCTATGGTGAAAATGTTACCCCTAATGAAGAAACTACCTTTAAATCTTTAATTAAAGCTAATTCTTTAAACTTAAATTTTAAGGATTGCAAAACCTTTATAGTTGATGATATATCTAAGATAAAAGTAACTTTAGAAAATTTAAAGGAGATAAATTTTTATGAATAA
- a CDS encoding TetR/AcrR family transcriptional regulator — MAGDTYHHGDLKESLIIEGLRLFNEEGADKFSLRKVAALCNVSHSAPYKHFKNKEELINAISQYVFSEFEKSLREIAEIYKDVPYKKIVELGKKYVWFMVENPDYLKFLFLNNYKYEITVEENKIETKIMGAFGIFKESAIEYLKSINVKKEEYAQDVIAMWSMVHGIAVMLANRTFVYNGDYLELVENIINKNLKF, encoded by the coding sequence ATGGCAGGCGATACATATCATCATGGAGATTTAAAAGAAAGTTTAATAATAGAGGGGTTAAGATTATTTAATGAAGAAGGGGCAGATAAGTTTTCACTCAGAAAAGTAGCGGCTTTATGCAATGTAAGCCATTCAGCTCCATATAAACATTTTAAAAATAAAGAAGAATTAATTAATGCTATATCTCAATATGTATTTAGTGAATTTGAAAAGTCTTTAAGAGAAATAGCAGAAATATATAAGGATGTCCCATATAAGAAAATAGTTGAACTGGGGAAAAAATATGTTTGGTTTATGGTCGAAAACCCTGATTATTTAAAATTTTTATTTTTAAATAATTATAAATATGAAATTACAGTAGAGGAAAATAAAATTGAAACTAAAATTATGGGGGCTTTTGGAATATTTAAAGAATCTGCTATTGAATATTTAAAAAGCATAAATGTAAAAAAAGAAGAATATGCACAGGATGTAATAGCCATGTGGTCAATGGTGCATGGAATTGCGGTAATGTTAGCAAATAGAACATTTGTGTATAATGGAGACTACTTAGAACTTGTTGAAAATATCATAAATAAAAATCTTAAATTTTAG
- a CDS encoding L,D-transpeptidase/peptidoglycan binding protein, which yields MNKGRTRSKNHIRPRVIGLLSILIIYLCMVLYFKNHFYFRTTINGIKASGKTVEEINKEMESEVKNYTLQLEGRDGSKEKISARDFNLKYNTNNEIQKLKDAENPFNIFKAILVKKDLKMPRTISYDEEALKQHINKMVFFNENKITNPKNASLNFTGKEYAITAEVMGNKVNKDNLIKEIKNAIVTNKEVINLEQSNCYENPKYTSKSKEVIEAKNTMDKYLQAVITYDIRGNKEVVNASKINNWLRTDENFKPYVDKEKVRAYIDNLAYTYNTVGITRDFVTASGAHIKVSGGSYGWAINRSKETENLVQAITEGKTINKKPSYAQTTPYTGSDDIGNTYVEIDLTKQHLWFYKNGSVIADGDIVTGNVSLNYSTPEGVYKLEYKEKNSVLRGENYAAPVDFWMPFNGGIGMHDASWRKEFGGTIYQNGGSHGCINCPPALAQIIFETIEPGTPIICHK from the coding sequence ATGAATAAAGGAAGAACTAGAAGTAAAAATCATATTAGACCTAGAGTTATAGGTTTATTAAGCATACTTATAATCTACCTATGTATGGTATTATACTTTAAAAATCATTTTTATTTTAGGACAACTATTAACGGTATTAAAGCTTCAGGCAAAACCGTAGAAGAAATTAATAAGGAAATGGAAAGTGAGGTGAAAAATTACACATTACAATTAGAGGGCAGAGATGGCTCTAAAGAAAAGATTTCGGCAAGAGACTTTAATCTTAAATATAATACTAATAATGAAATCCAAAAGTTAAAAGATGCTGAAAATCCTTTTAATATATTTAAAGCCATTTTGGTAAAGAAAGATCTGAAAATGCCTAGAACTATTTCTTATGATGAAGAAGCGTTAAAACAACATATTAATAAAATGGTTTTCTTTAATGAAAATAAAATAACCAATCCTAAAAATGCTAGTTTAAATTTTACAGGAAAAGAATATGCAATTACAGCAGAAGTTATGGGAAATAAGGTTAACAAAGACAACCTTATTAAAGAAATAAAAAATGCAATAGTTACTAATAAAGAAGTTATAAATTTAGAACAAAGTAATTGTTATGAAAATCCAAAATACACTTCAAAATCCAAAGAAGTTATTGAGGCGAAAAATACTATGGATAAATATTTACAAGCAGTAATAACTTATGATATTAGAGGAAATAAAGAAGTAGTAAATGCTTCTAAAATAAATAATTGGCTTAGAACAGACGAAAATTTCAAGCCCTATGTAGATAAAGAAAAGGTACGAGCTTACATAGACAACTTAGCCTATACTTACAATACAGTAGGAATAACAAGAGATTTTGTTACTGCATCAGGAGCACATATAAAAGTAAGTGGAGGAAGTTACGGCTGGGCTATTAATAGATCTAAAGAAACAGAAAATTTAGTACAAGCTATAACAGAAGGTAAAACTATAAATAAGAAACCTAGCTATGCTCAAACCACACCTTATACTGGTTCTGATGATATAGGAAATACTTATGTAGAAATCGACCTAACAAAGCAACATTTATGGTTTTATAAAAATGGTAGTGTTATTGCCGATGGAGATATTGTTACTGGCAATGTGAGCTTAAATTATTCAACTCCTGAAGGTGTTTATAAATTAGAATACAAAGAAAAAAATTCTGTATTAAGAGGAGAAAATTACGCTGCTCCTGTTGATTTTTGGATGCCTTTCAATGGTGGTATTGGTATGCATGATGCGTCTTGGAGAAAGGAATTTGGTGGAACTATTTATCAAAATGGTGGTTCTCATGGCTGTATAAACTGTCCACCTGCTTTAGCACAAATTATATTTGAAACCATAGAACCAGGAACTCCAATCATTTGTCATAAATAA
- a CDS encoding CPBP family intramembrane metalloprotease, producing the protein MTFKETELTRQAKESKHLYNIIVSYLLVLLFMIIGEIIGGIVLYIMKSVLKISDNSPINFSLHLITGFLFSTLIVFFWVKKREKRSISGLGFCREGFIRKYISGFVVGIILFSLVVIVLTVTGHINLVNGLNLKSLLPLMIVLPGWIIQSATEEILVRGWLMNVLGAKYNITIGLIFSSLLFALLHFFNPNVSFVAILNLFITGIVFGLYVIKTKNLWGACGLHAAWNFFQGNIFGFEVSGMETGVGSLIKLKLVGSELFTGGAFGPEAGIACTIVLSVTIIILLYKIINSYERA; encoded by the coding sequence ATGACTTTTAAGGAGACAGAATTAACTAGACAAGCTAAAGAATCTAAGCACCTATATAATATAATTGTATCTTATTTATTAGTACTTTTATTTATGATTATAGGAGAGATAATAGGGGGTATTGTACTTTATATAATGAAGTCAGTATTAAAAATTTCCGATAATTCCCCAATCAATTTTTCACTTCATTTAATAACAGGATTTTTATTTTCTACTTTAATTGTATTTTTCTGGGTGAAAAAACGAGAAAAACGAAGTATTAGTGGTTTAGGATTTTGTAGAGAAGGATTTATTAGAAAGTATATTTCAGGTTTTGTTGTAGGTATTATATTATTTTCATTAGTAGTTATAGTTCTTACAGTTACAGGACATATAAATTTAGTAAACGGATTAAATCTAAAGAGCCTACTACCATTAATGATAGTTTTGCCAGGATGGATAATTCAAAGTGCAACAGAAGAGATATTAGTAAGAGGATGGCTTATGAATGTGTTAGGTGCAAAATATAATATAACTATAGGTTTAATATTTTCATCGTTGCTATTTGCTCTTTTACATTTCTTTAATCCTAATGTAAGCTTTGTAGCAATTTTAAATTTATTTATAACAGGAATAGTTTTTGGATTATATGTTATAAAAACAAAGAATCTTTGGGGTGCTTGTGGACTACATGCAGCTTGGAACTTTTTTCAAGGAAATATTTTTGGATTTGAAGTAAGCGGCATGGAAACAGGTGTTGGAAGTTTGATAAAATTAAAATTAGTTGGTTCAGAATTATTTACGGGAGGCGCCTTTGGGCCAGAAGCTGGAATTGCATGCACTATAGTTTTATCTGTAACTATAATAATATTATTATACAAAATTATTAATTCATATGAAAGAGCTTAA
- a CDS encoding DeoR/GlpR family DNA-binding transcription regulator, translating into MLPIEREQYIIEKLDELGTVKVEDIANELDVSLMTIRRDFDRLQDKGILYRSHGGAVKRSTYLSEQAYDLKKISNIYVKEKIAEKALSIIKEGDSIFLDAGTTTFELAKVLNKVKDITVITNDLKIALELYQNNVRAYIVGGKIQEETGCIIGPTADEFISNIKVNVAFLGTSGIDSDFRLSTPTFEKASLKKHIVKSASYSVLLTDSSKFNKESFVNIFSIELVNCIITDKKFNEDENKYLESLNVKTINI; encoded by the coding sequence ATGCTTCCAATAGAGAGAGAACAATACATAATTGAAAAATTAGATGAATTAGGAACTGTGAAAGTTGAAGATATTGCTAATGAGCTAGATGTAAGTTTGATGACTATAAGAAGAGATTTTGATAGATTACAGGATAAAGGTATTTTATACAGAAGTCATGGGGGAGCTGTAAAACGTTCTACTTATTTATCAGAACAAGCCTATGATTTAAAAAAGATAAGTAATATATATGTAAAAGAAAAAATAGCAGAAAAAGCATTAAGCATAATTAAAGAAGGAGATAGTATATTTTTAGATGCAGGTACTACAACCTTTGAGCTGGCTAAAGTACTTAACAAAGTAAAAGATATAACGGTCATAACAAACGATCTTAAAATAGCTTTAGAATTATACCAAAATAATGTGAGAGCTTATATAGTAGGTGGGAAAATACAGGAAGAAACAGGGTGCATAATAGGTCCTACTGCGGATGAATTTATATCTAATATAAAAGTTAATGTAGCCTTCTTAGGAACTTCTGGCATAGATTCTGATTTTAGGTTATCTACTCCTACATTTGAAAAAGCAAGTTTAAAGAAACATATAGTAAAATCAGCATCTTATTCTGTTCTTTTAACAGATAGCAGTAAGTTTAATAAAGAATCTTTTGTAAATATATTTTCTATAGAATTAGTAAATTGCATTATTACGGATAAAAAATTTAATGAAGATGAGAATAAATATTTGGAATCATTAAATGTGAAAACCATCAATATATAA
- a CDS encoding type III effector Hop protein: MLNYVIIADDLTGANATGVLIKKLGLKPVTLMNSLKKDDLENSYDTVLYSTDSRGIEKDDAYERVYQATEFFFNENVKVYGKRIDSTLRGNIGSEIDGMLDILPKDTIAAVVPAFPEANRQAVGGYLLVNGKALEDSDAAKDGKKPINSSRIEKLVKDQSKYEAASIYIEDIKKGCKNLQKKILKFYDEGKKLIIFDALDNNDLEVISKALINTKIKFISVDPGPFTAEVIKQHIVLDNKSKKDEEIKKDRDINNKVLMAIGSITDTTRSQLERILKDRDILKIDINARAILGDINTKHKEIDRVTNKVIKNKDSYDVFCVVLDSLYEEVRINLDEEAKQQDTTKEFLSQIMNTAVAEISYKIMKEIKSVRGIFSSGGDISVSICRKFNSAGLELLDEVMPLAAYGKFIEGEFPDMRIVSKGGMVGKEDGIKLCVDYLLKDINCD; this comes from the coding sequence ATGCTAAATTATGTTATTATAGCTGATGATTTGACAGGAGCTAATGCTACAGGAGTTTTGATTAAAAAATTAGGATTAAAACCTGTAACATTGATGAATTCTCTAAAAAAAGATGATTTAGAGAATTCCTACGATACAGTTCTTTACTCAACAGATAGTAGAGGGATAGAAAAAGATGATGCTTATGAAAGGGTCTATCAAGCTACAGAATTTTTCTTTAATGAAAATGTAAAAGTTTACGGAAAGAGAATAGATAGTACTTTAAGAGGAAATATTGGATCGGAAATAGATGGAATGTTAGATATACTTCCAAAAGATACTATAGCTGCAGTAGTACCAGCTTTTCCTGAGGCGAACAGACAAGCTGTAGGAGGATATCTTTTAGTAAATGGTAAGGCTTTAGAAGATTCAGATGCGGCAAAGGATGGTAAGAAACCTATAAACTCTTCTAGAATTGAAAAATTAGTAAAGGATCAAAGCAAATATGAAGCTGCATCCATATATATTGAAGATATTAAAAAGGGATGTAAAAATTTACAAAAGAAAATATTAAAGTTTTATGATGAAGGTAAAAAGTTAATAATATTTGATGCTTTGGACAACAATGATTTAGAAGTTATATCAAAGGCATTGATAAATACAAAAATTAAATTTATATCTGTAGATCCAGGTCCTTTTACTGCAGAGGTAATAAAGCAACATATTGTTTTAGATAATAAGAGTAAAAAGGATGAAGAGATTAAAAAAGATAGGGATATTAATAATAAAGTTCTTATGGCTATAGGAAGTATAACAGATACTACTAGATCACAACTAGAAAGAATTTTAAAAGATAGAGACATACTTAAGATAGATATAAATGCTAGAGCTATATTAGGTGATATAAATACAAAACACAAAGAAATAGATAGAGTAACAAATAAGGTTATAAAGAATAAAGATTCATATGATGTATTTTGTGTAGTATTAGATTCTTTATATGAAGAAGTAAGAATTAATTTAGATGAAGAAGCAAAACAGCAAGATACTACAAAAGAATTTTTATCTCAAATAATGAACACTGCGGTGGCAGAAATAAGTTATAAAATAATGAAAGAAATAAAATCTGTAAGAGGAATATTTAGCAGTGGAGGAGATATAAGCGTTAGTATTTGTAGAAAATTTAATTCAGCAGGATTAGAACTCTTAGATGAAGTAATGCCTTTAGCTGCTTATGGTAAGTTCATAGAAGGGGAATTCCCAGATATGAGAATTGTAAGTAAAGGAGGAATGGTAGGAAAAGAAGATGGAATAAAATTATGTGTAGATTATTTACTTAAAGATATTAATTGTGATTAA